The window CACAAAATCGGCCAACTTAGCTTCGTCGATCGCCAAGCTGCCACCAATTTTTACAACCACTTTTTTCATCGCTTACGATGTCCTCATAATTCTCAGGCGAAAAGCGAGCACCATTGCCCGGATTAGCCCGAAAAATTTACCGCAAATGTAGAAAAAGGAACTCTAGGCTTACCACGAAGGATTAATTTTTAAAAGAAAAAAGCACGACTTATTGGTTAAACCTTTTTTTCCCAATTTCTTTCACTTTTTCACTCTTCAAGCGTATTTTTTTTATATCTTTTGGGAAAACCTAACCAATATAAGAGGTATTTTATGGCAATTACGAAAGTTTGGCTCGATGAATCTAGCGACGAATGCGTCTCCTGCGGCGCTTGCGAAGCAACTTGCGATGCAGTCTTCTCCGTTCCGGAAAAGATGGTCGTTAAGGAAGGCGTTGACTTCAGCGCTTACGAAAACGAAATCAAGGACGCTGCTGACAGCTGCCCGGCCGGCGTGATCAAGTTCTCGTAATTCGAGCATTTAGGCAAAGTTATCGCGGAACCCCGCGATGGTACGAAGCTTTGCTTATCTTGTAAGATTGAACACAAAAACAGCACTCGATTCTATCGAGTGCTGTTTTTGTTTGTTTTGAAAGAGGGATGCCGAAAAGGCGCCCCCGGCACAGAGGCCGGGGTGACATTTTCAATCAAATCTTAGAAGCCCTTCTTCATAGATTTAAGAAGAGCGTTCAGCTTGGCGGGCTGGGCGGCCTGCGGCTTCTTCTGAGCAAAGCCCGGGCGTTCCTTACCGGCAATCTTGTTCTTGAGGTCGGCAATCGTTGCATGACCCTGGATGCCACCCTGCGGGCGAGCACCACCGTCGCGATGACCGAAGTTACCACGCGGGCCACCCACGCGCTGACCGCGAGGACCATTAGCGCCAGCACCGGCAACACCGTCCGTCTGTTCCTGCTTCATGGAAAGGCTGATGCGCTTCTGGTTAGCATCGACTGCAACCACGCGAACCTTCACCACGTCACCGACCGTAAGCACGTCCTTAGCGTCCGTCACATACTTGTCGCTGATTTCAGAAATGTGTACGAGACCGTCCTGGTGCACACCGATGTCCACGAAAGCACCGAAGTTAGCGACGTTCGTCACGACACCTTCCATCCAGCTACCCGTCACGAGGTCGTTGATGGTCTTGATGCGGTCATCGAACTTAGCATAACGGAATTCCTTACGCGGGTCGCGGCTCGGCTTCTGGAGTTCCTTGAGGATATCTTCCAAAGTAGCACGACCGACTTCGTCGGAGAGGAATTCGTCGAGCTTGATGCCCTTCACAGCGTCTGCATTGCCGACCATTTCCTTGACCGGAACGCCGACCTTTTCAGCCATCTTTTCGACAAGAGCGTAGTTTTCAGGATGCACAGCGGAATCGTCGAGCGGGTTTTCAGCACCCGGGATACGCATAAAGCCTGCGGCCTGTTCGAAAGCCTTCGGGCCAAAACCCTTGACCTTCTTCAAATCTTCACGGCTTGCATAAGCGCCATTTTCTTCGCGGTACTTCACAATCGCTTCAGAGAGCGTGTTGCTGAGGCCAGCCACGTGAGAGAGGAGCGGAGCAGAAGCGCTGTTCACGTCGACACCGACCATGTTCACGCAGCTTTCCACGACTTCGTCCAAACGCTTCTTGAGTTCGCGCTGGTTCACGTCGTGCTGGTACTGACCCACGCCAATGGACTGCGGATCAACCTTGACAAGTTCAGCGAGCGGGTCCTGCAAGCGGCGGCCAATGGAAATAGCACCACGGGTCGTCACGTCTTCCTTCGGGAATTCGGCGATAGCAATCATGCTTGCGCTATAGACAGATGCACCAGCTTCGGAGACGATAACGCGCGGCGGAACCTTGCCCTTGAACTTGAGAGCCATTTCGCCACAGAAAGCGTCCGTTTCGCGGCTAGCCGTACCGTTACCGATAGCGATGAGGTCAATCTGATACTTGTCGATGAGGCTCATCAGATAAACTGCGGCACCAGCCTTGTCGTTCCACGGTTCATGCGGCTTGATGATGCCGTGATCCATGAACTTGCCGTTCTTGTCGAGCACAGCGACCTTGCAACCCGTACGGAAACCCGGGTCAAGGGCGAGCACAGCCTTGTGGCCTGCCGGAGCGGCGAGCAAAACGTCCTGGAGATTCTTGGAGAACACCTTGAAAGCTTCTTCTTCGGCGGCGTCCTTGAGGAGGAGGCGCACTTCGCTTTCCATGCTCGGCTGGAGCAAGCGTTCCCAAGCGTCCTTGCACATATCTTCGAGATACGGCTTCCAGACAGAGTCGTGCTTGATGACCTGATTCTGGAGGTAACCGATCATTTCTTCGTTCGGGACTTCGATGGAGAGGCGGAGCACCTTTTCCTTTTCGCCACGGCGGAGAGCGAGCATACGGTGGCTCGGAATCTTGGAGACCGGTTCGCTAAAGTCGTAGTAGTCCTTGAACTTGGTTTCTTGCTTTTCGAAATCCTTCTTGACCTTGGAAACCATGACGCCAGTCTTTTCGACCTTGTTGCGGAGGTACTGGCGGTATTCGGCGTTGTCTGCAACTTCTTCGGCGAGGATGTCTGCAGCACCCTTGAGGGCGGCACGCGGGTCGGCAAGGCCCTTTTCTTCGGACAAATAAATGCGTGCAATTTCTTCTGCCGTGTTTCCGGTATTTTCCTGAGCCCACATCAGGCGGGCGAGCGGTTCCAGACCAAGTTCCTTTGCAATCGTTGCGCGAGTACGCTTCTTCGGCTTGAACGGAGCGTAAATATCTTCGAGAAGAGTCTTGTCCTTGCAAGCTTCAATCTGTGCCTTGAGTTCCGGCGTGAGCTTGCCCTGTTCCTCGATGCTCTTGAGGATCGTTTCCTTGCGGTCCACAAGTTCCTGGAGGTAGTCGCGACGGTGGCTGATGTCGCGGAGTTCAATTTCGTTCAATGTACCCGTCTGGTCCTTACGGTAACGGGCGATAAAGGGGATCGTGCCCCCCTGGTCCAT of the Fibrobacter sp. UWB2 genome contains:
- a CDS encoding Tex family protein, which encodes MDFSAIIAEELNLEVWRVSKALELMDQGGTIPFIARYRKDQTGTLNEIELRDISHRRDYLQELVDRKETILKSIEEQGKLTPELKAQIEACKDKTLLEDIYAPFKPKKRTRATIAKELGLEPLARLMWAQENTGNTAEEIARIYLSEEKGLADPRAALKGAADILAEEVADNAEYRQYLRNKVEKTGVMVSKVKKDFEKQETKFKDYYDFSEPVSKIPSHRMLALRRGEKEKVLRLSIEVPNEEMIGYLQNQVIKHDSVWKPYLEDMCKDAWERLLQPSMESEVRLLLKDAAEEEAFKVFSKNLQDVLLAAPAGHKAVLALDPGFRTGCKVAVLDKNGKFMDHGIIKPHEPWNDKAGAAVYLMSLIDKYQIDLIAIGNGTASRETDAFCGEMALKFKGKVPPRVIVSEAGASVYSASMIAIAEFPKEDVTTRGAISIGRRLQDPLAELVKVDPQSIGVGQYQHDVNQRELKKRLDEVVESCVNMVGVDVNSASAPLLSHVAGLSNTLSEAIVKYREENGAYASREDLKKVKGFGPKAFEQAAGFMRIPGAENPLDDSAVHPENYALVEKMAEKVGVPVKEMVGNADAVKGIKLDEFLSDEVGRATLEDILKELQKPSRDPRKEFRYAKFDDRIKTINDLVTGSWMEGVVTNVANFGAFVDIGVHQDGLVHISEISDKYVTDAKDVLTVGDVVKVRVVAVDANQKRISLSMKQEQTDGVAGAGANGPRGQRVGGPRGNFGHRDGGARPQGGIQGHATIADLKNKIAGKERPGFAQKKPQAAQPAKLNALLKSMKKGF
- a CDS encoding ferredoxin, whose amino-acid sequence is MAITKVWLDESSDECVSCGACEATCDAVFSVPEKMVVKEGVDFSAYENEIKDAADSCPAGVIKFS